In the genome of Caldisphaera lagunensis DSM 15908, the window TTTAAATGAAGCAGAGCAGTTAACTGGGTCACCATTCTTTGGCTGGGATATTGCTGGGGTATTAATGTTATGGGTAAATACATCCAATCCTATGATTTCAGGTCAATTAATAAATGCAAAAAGTAAATTAATGGATACTTCGCCTTTCTTTATACCTGGCTATACTGGAATCTATTATCAAGAAGCATCAAGCTATTATATCAATTATACATCAATACTAAAATTCAAGTATGGAACAGAGTATGCCTCAGATGTCCAATATGGAAAGACATCTGCTCTACAAACATTAACCAGCTTTACGCAATACGCATATTTAGATGAAATGTTTGCTGAGAGATCTTATGAATCAGGATTCTATAACTCTTCATTAAGTATATCAGGAAATTACCCGGTATCAATGTTTTTTGACTTTTTTGAAACACCAATAACTAATCCAAATGTAATTCCATATAATGTTTCATTCTTACAAAACGGTACTTTAAGCTTGAACCCATCTTATTCATTAAGTCTTATAACAGGAAATTATAATTTAAGCGAATCATTGAATTATAACCTAAAAGCAATTGGTGGATTAGGAGGAATTATGGAAGTAATAAATCAATATGGAGGAGCAGTTTTAATTGGACTAACAAATAACAATGCAATAACAACCAAATCATTAACAGCAACGTATTTAGTAAATGGTATAGGATTTGTTGAAAACTTCTTTGAAGAAGGAGTTCAAAACAGTACAACAAACCTAGCAGGCTACCTTGTTAAATATTTATTAAGCTATACTCCAATTAACTTTACTAATGTTTCTAAAACTATGAATACTTTAACTTCTACCTCTAATCTAAAAATTAGTACAGCTATGAAATATATTTCAAAAAATTTCCTATTAATTAAAAAATCAATATAGGTTTAGCTTATAATTTTTATTTCATCTTTTTTTTTTTGAATAAAAAATAATATTAAATATTAATAAAAAATTAATTTAATTTTAAGTTTATATGTATAATACTACGTTTGATTTAGCTGCTTCGTTTAAAAATGTTGAGACACCTGAGATATTATCAACTAATGGGTCAAAATCTTCTTTTTTCAGTTTTAACATGTCAGCAACTAATGAGCAGGCATCTATTCTAACCTTACCTGATGACTTTGCATCTTTAAGCATTCCATACCAAGTTACTTTCTTTTCCATCATATAATTTGCTGCAGTTTGTTTATATTCTTCATAGTCTTTGCCGATTTTATCATATTTTTCAGGCATTCCTTTCTTAAAAGCTACTTGAGCAAAGCTTAGGAAAACATAGACTTCCATATTTTCTGCAACAGCTCCTGAAACGATAACTGCCAATGATAAAAGTTTTTCCAACGTGGGGGATATCATAAATATAGATACTTTCTCTGTCATTTTCTCTCCCCAATATTCTATATATTGAGAAGTTTATATAATTTTATATTTTCTCTATATGGAATCTTTGATTTTGAATATTTATAAGCTAAATTTTATAAGTATTTCTTAATTCTTTTTATAATAGAAGCGAATATCATTAAAATAACTACAAAGATAGCTAAATACAAAAGACTTTGAATTTCTGATGGAAAGCTGTAAGAACTTGAACTTTTATTAATTTGAGTTAAATTAAACATATAGGTTAAAATGGGTTTGTTGTCAACAACTAAAATCGCTTTTATAAGATAATATCCATGAGATAGTGTAATATTAGATTCATTACCTCTAAAGTTTTCTATATGGTTATTTTTAATAGTTACATTCCATAACGTTTGTGGAATGAAAATTAATATATAATTGTTAGAATTGTTTATTATTTTAATTCCTGGAATCCAAAGTGAAGTTTGATTTAACATACCTTGAGTTTGATATATAACATCATTATTATAATGCTCGTTAATTCCATCTAATTGGTTTACGCTTTCTAAAGTAACGCTACCAGCATAATAGTTTGGGCTATCTTGGAAAGCTGATGGAATAAAATACCATGAATTGTTATAAAGATAAAATAATTGCATTGTTGAATTCCATTTATAAACAAAAAGCTGCGATCCTCTAGAAAAACCGCATATAACAAATTGTAAAACAAATGGATAATATAAGCTATTAACAGTTTCAGGCGCAAAACCTCCCATATTCCCTATTAAAAATCGAGGATTCCTTGATTTAATATTTACAGTAATATTATCTAGCAATATTTTGTTTGTTTTATATGTTGAGTTTTCGAAAATGAAATAAACTAAAAATCTTGGATATGTTGAGTTGCCTATAATATAATCGTAAATCTTTATTGAAAACGGAGTTATTGATGTAAATGTTATTGGAAATTCATATGCATAATAGTTATTATAAATGGAACCTTTTCCGTTAATAAGGGAAATAGATGAATTTGAAGTTGTTACGTTCCACACATTATCAAGAAAATTTATTTTATATGTGTTATTTTCCTTGATAACTCTAGAAATTGATTGAACCCATAATGTAGTATTTAATGAAATATTAACATTTGCATTTAATTGTAAGCTATAGCCATTTATAAAATTAGGATTTGCAGAATAGAATGATCCATTATAAAAATTGAATATACCTAGCAAGCCATTTGTTGAATAGCCATACTGAAATGTGCCATTATTTGTAATAATAGTCCCATTATCGTTAATTCCAACACTCGTAGATTTTGCTATATTTAAAGTTAAAAATGAAAACATAATTATTATGAATATTATTAAATATTTTTTCATTTTTTCCCCATAATATTAACTGTATTGAATTCTTATATTTTTTCAAGAAAACAAATAATGAATTGGAAATTTAAATAAATTTTTATCTTTATTAATATTAATCGAATATAATAAATTTAACATTATAAATAAATTTATTAATAATGGAAAAAGTATTACATTACCAATATAAAAAACTTATAACATTTTAATGTATTATAATGAGCCATTTATAACATTTCCTCTATAGACTATTTTTTTAATTCTATTATATCCCCAATAATATCCTAATTGATTTATATTTTCTAAATCCCATATTAGCAAATTAGCATCATAACCTTCTCTTATTGTTCCTTTATTTTCAAGCCTTAAGCTATATGCAGAATTAATTGTGGAAAATGCAAGCGCTTCAATAGGTGTAAAATTAAGATAATAAATAGCTAAATCAATTGCAGTTTGCATCGATATCATTGGACTATTTGCACTAAAATCGCTTCCCAATGCAAATAATGCTTTTCCCTTTATTGGCTTTATTCTTGGTTTATTATCACTAAGCATGCTAATTGTGCTAGCAGGCAATAATCCAATTACTGTATTTGTTTTTGAAATTTCTTCTAAATTTTCTTCTGGACAATTTTCCAAGTGATCTATTGAATCTATTAAGAACTCGTTGATTAATTTAGAACATCCAATATATTTTAATTGATCTGCATGCAATCTCAACCTAAAGCCATATTTTATAGATTGGTTGAAAATTTTTCTAGTTTGCTGCATATTAAATACATTTTCATCGCAAAACACATCAACATACTTAGCTAAATTCAATCTTGAAACTTCAGGAATGATCTTATTTATAAAATAATCAATGTATTCTTCTTCATTGAATTCCTTAGGAATTACATGAGCTAGAAGTGTTGGAACTATATCATATTTATCTTTAAGGTTATTAATTACCTTTAGCATCTTAATTTCATTCTCAAGATCTAAACCATAACCTGATTTTATTTCTATTGTTGTTGTACCATTTGATAATGAATTCATTAAAACCTTATCGAGCCTATTCTTTAAGGATTCAAAAGATGCATCTCTTGTAGATTTAACAGTTTTATAAATACCTCCACCTTCTTTTAAAATTTGAGCATAACTAATTCCTAACAATTTTTTATATAATTCATCTTCTCTACTTCCAGCGAATAATGCATGTGTGTGCATATCTATTAATCCGCTTGTTACTAAATTTCCTTCTGCATTTATGATATTCTGACTCTCATATTTTGTTTTTATATACTCTGAATTTCCAATTTCTAAAATTTTTCCATCTTTTATTGCAATCCCATAATCATGTAAAATCTTTGTATTTCCATCATTAATTTTTCTAACAGGCTCAGTAAAATAAACTAATTCACCTATATTATAAATTATTAGATCAGCCTTAACCATTTTTGTTCCCCAAATAGCTATTTATTGAATACAAGAGTAATTTAGCTGCTAATCTGCTAGTATTATTATTAATATCATATGGTGGAGAAACTTCAGTTGTATCAATACCTAAAATTTTAGAATTCCTTGTTATTTCATTTTATTTCATTTATTATTTTAATAGATGAGTTAAAAATCCTTTAGTAAAAAGGGTAATTTCTAAACAATGTTATCAAGAAAATCAATTACAAAAATCTCAAGTATTAAATATTTATATTGAATAAATTATGTTATAAAGCAAAAATCGGCATAAGTTATTAAAACTTGTATTCTCTTATATCCACTTCCTTTCTATTTCGTTCACTTTGCTTAGCTCCTTATCCTCACTAACAATTAGAGTAATTCCGTTGCTTAGCATGACCCCTAGATGAAGGGCATCCGAAGGCTTAATGTTATATTTTACCATTAAATTTGCTGCCTTAACGTAATCTTCTTCGCCCAGTTCAAGAATAGTCAGATATGGTAAGATCTCTGATTCTATGAAATCTATAGTGAGGTCATAAGGTACGTTGTACTTTCTCTTAGAAACGTAAATAAGCTCGTCAAGGACAAGAACGTCTGTGTAGCACTTGTAATTGGTCAAGATGTCGAAATATAAGTTCTCATAAGGAACCCTATTGTTTGGCTCAGAGAGAGCGTTGAGATAAACAAGGAGGGGGGTATCTATGAAAACCTTCACTCCTCAAATTCCTCCTCAAGTGATATCCCTTCCATATCACCTGGCCTTGGTTCTTTGTGGTCAGGCACTTCGGCAAGCTTTTCTATATGCCTTCTCATTGCCTCCTTCAGAGTATTTTTATCAACAGGTTTTTTGGCGGGCTTAATCACTATTCCATCATTGATCTCAACTATAACTTCATCTCCTTCATCTATGCCTACTGCCTCGCGGACTGCTTTAGGCAATATTATATAACCCTTTCTCCCAATCCTTAGCTTAAGAGTCAAACTAGGTTCACCCTCAGTATAACTTAGTTGTACCAATTCTTATATATTTATACTAGAAAAATCATCCTAAAATGTATTATTTATTTTGTTCATTCAATCCTCTTCAATCTTGCTGAGCTCTCTATAGCTCAGAATTGAATTGATTTCTTTACTTATTATAAAAAAGATGATTCCCGATTATTCTAATTAAATCGCTATTAGGATAATAAAGAAGCTCTAAAAGATTCTTGTATAGAAAATCATGTTTTTAATCTTTTAAAAAATAACATATTAGCTTTTAATCTCTTATCTCATTAATAACTCATGTTTATATTTTCTTTGCAAATTCATCAAAATATTAAGAGATATTCCAAAATATCAATCAAAGTATATCATAGAAACAAGATTTCTATAAGAATTGGGAAATAAAGGTGGCTAGATTAAATAAGAGTGTTTAAACATATCCAGAAGTAGCTCTCTAAAATAAACTAATTCACCTATATTATAAATTATTAGATCAGCCTTAACCATTTTTGTTCCCCAAATAGCTATTTATTGAATACAAGAGTAATTTAGCTGCTAATCTGCTAGTATTATTATTAATATCATATGGTGGAGAAACTTCAGTTGTATCAATACCTAAAATTTTAGAATTCCTTGTTATTTCATTTATTATTTTAATAGTCTCATGTGGGTACATACCTAATGCTGTTGGGCTATTAACTCCTGGAGCAAATGATTGATCTAAGTGATCCATATCAATGCTTATGTAAATTCCATCAGTATTTTCTTTAACTTTATTTATTTCATAAAATACATCTTTAAGATCATCAATTATTTGATCTCTATAAAATACTTTTATTCCATATTTTTTAGCGATTTCTTTCATATAGCTGGGATTAGAATAATTTGATATTCCTATTTCAATAACATTAAATTTTTCTTTATTATCTTTTAATAATTCATTTAACCATGATCCACTTGTTAATCCTTCCTTTACCTCCCTTAAATCATAATGTGCATCAAATATAATTAATCCTATTTTATTATAAAATTTTGATAGGCTTAATAATATACTTTTTGTTATCGAATGATCACCACCTAAAAATATAACTGGATTTTTTTCCTTAATTTTTTTGAAAACATCATCGCAAACACTAATAATTCTTCTCGAAGTTTCATTTAAATCTCCTGGAGAAATCCTTACGTTACCTAAATCGTTAAATCCGAATTTAATTTCATTTAATTCATAGACATCAGTTCTTAGACTATATAATTCATTTCTAATAGATTGCGGAGCAAACCTTGCTCCAGGCTTTCCTGCTGTTGACCAATCCCATGGAATTCCTATTAAAGGAATAGACTTTTCAAAATCTTTGATTTTTTTATCTTTTTCATCTCTAATAAAGCTATTACTTGGTTCTTCGAGGTAATTCATATTTTCACCAATAATTTTATTTATATTTAGATTAAAATGTTTTTATAATATAAAGAAAATTTGATTAATTATAATATAAAAATTAAAAGAAGGAAACCAACCTTTTGGAAGAAAGTTATAATTATAAATCATTTTTATATAGTTAATGAATTTAATATTTTTGATTTAAAAAGAAATACGTTTATTTTTAGAAATGAGTAGATAAATTGGTGCTTGATATGGTTAGCAGTGAAACATTAAAGAAATATGAAAATAGACCTATTTTGAAATTGATACAGGAGGGATATTATAATCCTGAAGAGAGACTTAAGGTTAGGCATATTGAAGGATGGGAAATACATACAAAAATAGGTTGGCAAACAGAAGGAATTTTAAGAATGCTATTCCATGTGTTAGATCCTGATGTAGCAAAGGACCCTGAACATTTAATTGTTTATGGAGGAACAGGTAAAGCGGCTAGGGATTGGAATTCTTTTGAATTAATTTCAGATTCGTTAATGGAATTAAAAGAAGATGAAACCTTAGTTGTACAAAGCGGTAAGCCTGTTGCAATTTTCAAGACAAGTAAATATGCACCAAGAGTATTAATTAGCAATGCGATGCTAGTCCCAAAGTGGGCTGATTTCAATTATTTCAAGGAGTTAGAAGAAAGAGGATTAACTATGTTTGGTCAAATGACTGCAGGTTCATGGAATTATATAGGTTCACAAGGTATAATTCAAGGAACCTATGAAACAATTGCAGCAGCTGCAAAGCTTTATTTTAATGGTTCATTAGAAGGCAAAATTGTTTTAAGTTCAGGCCTTGGAGAAATGGGAGGAGCCCAACCATTAGCTATTACAATGAATGGGGGTATAGGAATAATAGTTGAAGTAGATAAAAAAATGATAGATAGGAGATTAAGATTTAAGTATTTAGATACGTGGACTGATAGCATAGATAAGGCATTAGATTTAGCGTTAACATATAAACAAAAGAAACAGCCAATTAGCATTGGATTACTAGGCAATGCAGCTGAAATATATCCAGAATTATTAAGGAGAGGCTTTATACCAGATATTGTTACCGATCAGACTCCTGCACATGATCCTCTAATTTATATACCTGAAGGATTAAGCTTAGAAGAAGCTGATAAGCTAAGACAAAACAATCCGCAAAAATACATTGAATTATCAATGAAAAGCATGAAGAAAACTGTGGAAACAATGGTAGAATTTCAGAGGAGAGGGGCAATAGCATTTGATTATGGAAACAATATAAGAAGGATGGCATATGATGCAGGTTTTAAGGATGCATTCCAAATTCCTGGATATGTGCCATTATTTATAAGACCATTATTTGAAGAGGGTAGAGGACCATTTAGATACACAAGCTTAACAGGTAATCCCAAAGACATTTATAGACTTGATGATGAATTATTAGCAATGTTTAGTGAAAATAAATTCTTAGTAAATTGGATTGAAAAGGCACATAAATACATACAATTCCAAGGTTTGCCTGCTAGAGTGATTTACTTAGGTTACGGTGAAAGAGATAAGTTTGGAAAATTAATGAATGAACTCGTTAGAATAGGAGAAATTGGACCTATGTGGATAGGAAGAGACCATCATGATACAGGAGCTGTTGCAAGTCCTTATAGAGAAACTGAAGCGATGAAAGATGGTAGTGATGCAATTGGAGATTGGCCAATATTAAATGCATTATTAAATGCATCAGCAGGGGCAACATGGGTCGCATTTCATCATGGTGGAGGAGTTGGTATAGGATATTCAATACATGCAGGTTTTGGGTTGGTTTTAGATGGGAGCCAAGAAAGTTATGAAAGGGCTGAAAGGGTATTAACTGTAGATCCAGGCATAGGAGTTGTTAGGCATGCTGATGCAGGATATGAGAGAGCAAGAGAAACGTTGTGCAAAAAAGGTATAAAGTCCCCCTCAATTAAATGCTAAGGTGTTAATATTGTTATGCAAAAACGAAATAAGCCTTGATGATTTTTTCAAAATTCTATTTTCTAATGAAAAAATATCTATTTGCGAAGAAAGATTAAACAAAATTAAGAGATCTAGAGAAGTCTATGAAACTGAGGGGAAAAAAGGTAAAGTATATGGATATTCAACAAGTTTGGGAGCTTTATTAAATAAAGAAAATGCTTATACAGAAGAGAGAGAAAAAATTATATTGAAAGAACATGATACAGGTATAGGAAAAAATGTGCCTTATTTGTTAGTTAAGGCGGCAATGCTTGTTAGGCTAATACAGCTAAGTAATGGTAATTCGCCTATAAGACAAGAAGTAGTGAATAGATTAATAGATGCAATCAATTATGATATTATACCAACTGTATCAATATTAGGAAGTGTTGGGGCTAGCGGTGATTTAGCCCCTTTAGCTAGGATATTTAGATGTATAATTTATGGAGAAGGAAGCGCCTATTATAAAGGGAAAGTAGTTAATTGCGTTGATGCTCTTAAAGAAAAAGGACTTAATGTTATGAATTTAATTCCTGGAGAGGCCTTGGCTTTAATCAATAGTAATGCCTTTAGCACTGCGTTTAGCATTATCAATGCTTATATAACTGAAAGACTTGCTTATGCATCATTAGATATTGCAAAAAAATCCTTAAAGATAACTGGCTGTAATAATGAGCATTTTTCAGATGCAGTTTATGAAACAAAGAAACAAATGGGAGTAAAAAAGGTTATTGATATGTTAAATAATTCATGTGAAGAAACTCCCAGGTTACAAGATCCATATAGTATTAGATGTCTGCCTCAAATATATGGAGCTCTATTTGATACACTAGAATTCAGTAAAAGCATTTTGAAGAACGAGATGAATTCATCATCAGATAATCCAATTATCTATGAAAATAAAGTTTATCATGCTTGTCAATTTCATGCGATATATTCAGCATTAATATCAGATTTTTTGAAAATAGCAATTATTCCGGTAATGAATTCTATAGAAAGGAGAATATCGCAAATCTTAGATGGAAAGATAAATAGAGTAAACGACTTTTTACTTAAGGAAAATAGTGTTGTAGGTGCAATGATAATGCAATACACTTCTGCTGCGTTAAATGCGTATTCAAGAGGATCAAGCATATCAATGTCATCTCATTCCGTGCCAACAAGTGGTACTCAAGAAGACATTGTATCTATGGCTCCAAATTCCTCCATTGAGTTATTAAAAATGAACAGTTTATTTCTAAAAATCATAGCTGTAGAATTAGCTTTATATAAATATTACAATTCCAAGGATTTACCAGATCCCAGAATACTCTTAGAGGAATCATTTAGTGAAATCATTAACAATTATAATTTAAAAAATTTTTCAGAATTTTTGAATTATTTCTTTTAATTGGGTTATAATAAAAATTTAATCTTAAACGATTTTTTTATAACAGGGATCACTTTGAGTATTGATAAAAATTTAATAATGGATTTAGTGAAAAAATTTGGAACTCCACTTTATATAACAGATGTGGACATAGTAAAACAGAACTATGAAAATGTTTATAAATCATTTAAAGAAAATTTTGGTAAGAATTTCAAAATTTATTATGCAATGAAAGCAAACTTTAATCCATTTATTTTGGAAACGCTAAAAGAATTAGGCTCTGGGGTAGATGCTGCATCTCCATATGAATTTTTGCTTGCTAAAAAAGTTGGCTTTAGAGATAAAGAAATTTCTTTTGCCCCTCCAAACGCATCAAGAGAAGAAATAGCTCTTGCTAGCGAAAATGGTATAGGCACATTGATATTTGATTCATTAGATATGATAAATACGGCAAAGGGGATTCATTTTGATAACTATGGTATTAGAATTAATCCAGGTATAGAGGCAGGTTTTAATGAAAAGGTAATGACTGGTAAGGCATACTCAAAATTTGGAATTGATATATCTCATATAAGGGATGCAATAGATAAGGCAAATGAAATAAAAATTGAAATAAATGGGTTTCATGCTCATATAGGTTCTAATATATTGGACTATGAACCATATAAATTGCTTATGGAAAGATTTAAAGAATTGTCTAAATTTCTAATGAAAAAGAATTTTATAGATATGGGTGGAGGTTTTGGGTATGATTATTATAATGGAAAACATTATGATATCAGTAAAATTTCAAAAGCCATTTCAGAAAATTTTCCAATGGAATTTAATGAATTAAGGTTAGAACCTGGTAGATATTTAGTTGTAAATGCAACAGTTTTGTTATCAAAAATAAATGGGGTTAAAGAAATGGGAAATAAAAAATACATACAAATAGATGCTGGTATGAATTCATTAATTAGACCAGCTTTATATAATGCATATCATCGCGTTGAATTAATAAATGGAGATAGTAATGATGAAAAAGAAGTATTTGATGTAGTTGGCCCCATTTGTGAATCAGACGATTACATAGCATTAAATGTTAGACTTAAGAGACCTAAGATAGGAGACTATTTAATAATACATGATGTAGGTGCTTATGGGGTCTCAATGGCTTCAAATTACAATTTGAGACCAATACCTGCTGAGGTTATATTGAAAAATGGCAAAATTATTGGAATAAAAGAAAGAGATGACTTGGATAGTATAATAAATAAATATAAGATTTATAATTTATAACTTAGGAAAAATATGGAATAGCCTTTTTAAAGATTTTACCAAAACAATCTCATAGCTAGCATATAAATTATCGAGTGTAATGCATTTTAATATATTGAAATAATTATCATAAAAATTAAGAGATCTTTTTTATTATAATGAAAAGAGCTAGAACATAGGGATTAGAGGTTTCAAGCAGGGATATCAAACCTCTGTAAACAATTTCTTCTTACCCCCTATTTCATATAGGGCATAATATAACGTTCTATTGATAGGATTTTTGCTTTTGATGATGAGAAGTCTAGGTTGATCTAGTAATCAGGAAATCCTATTTCGCTAAGTGATATTTTATCAGAAAGGGTAAAGAAGTACATTTTAAATAATGAAAATAAAAATTAAAATAATTGTATATTTTTTAATTTAATATTCATATTTCTTTCCAGCTTCATATCCCCAGTAATAGAACATCAAGGAAACTATGATAAATAGTATATTATCATATGGGAATGGTATTTTGTTTAAATTGCTGCTTCCGAAATATGAAATTATCATTGTTGAAATTAAATATAATGGTAGCCAACCTCCGGCAATGAAATCTCCCCTTTTAATTCCTACACTTTTATGATAATAAATGATGAACAGCAAACCTATGAGAACAGATATTCCAGCAATAAATACTGCACTCCACCCTGACCAATAAATTAATAGACCTCCTATAACAAAAGCTATTGGAGAAAGTACCTTGAATGCAGGTATTCTGAATGGTCTATTCTCATTAGGATACCTAGATCTAAATACAGCAACACTAATAGCTAAGGGTGCATATGAGAAAATGAAGGCATCTATCAGGACTGTAAATATTGTTTCAAAAGATGGTAAAAGAAGTAAATAAATTATTGATAATACAAATATTAATATGTTAGATATGTATGGTACACCTTCTTTATTTAATTTTGAAAAGATCTTAGGGAAGTATCTATCGTAAACTGATAAAGAATAGCCAACCCTAGATGCACCCCCGAAATAAATTAATGCATCTGTATATGAGGCAATAATTGTTCCTGCAATCATTAAAAATATAAATATAAGAAGCAAATTTGATGGAATCCTAACTGATGTTAAAGCAGTTATATAAGGATAAGGCAGGCTTATTAATGAAGACCATTGAGAGGGATTACTTATTACTTTATCAGTAACCCCGAGAAATGCAATACTTTCTACCAAATAAATTATCATTGTTATTATTAAAGATGCTATAACAGCTTTAGGTATGAACTTCCCTGGATCTTTTACCTCTTCTGAATAATTTACTGGCTGTTTAAAACCTGCATATGCTAAAATTGTAGATGTTACCGCAGTAAAGAAACCAATAGCCCCCAGATTAACAGGCATAAAACCTCCTAAAGACGGTGAGTTGAAGTTTTTAGCATTAAAGAATGCAAATAAAGCTAAAACAGGTATCATAACCATAATTATTTTTAAAACTGTTAAATAATTGTTTATATTTCCTATTAAACCAACATGTTTGTTGTTTATTAAATAAGTTATTAAGGCTATTACCGCGCTTACTATTATACCTAAAATCGTTAAAAAACCTGATTTATACAATGATGGGAAATAATATGCTAAATATTCAACGAAGGCTATTATAGAACTGGGGGTAACTAATGCATACCCTAAAAATGCTGACCACCCGTTTATTGATCCTGCTATTGGTCCATTGCTCTTAGCAGGATAGTAAGCGATGCCTCCAGCTCTTGGCCACATCGTTCCTAATTCTATAACAACTAATGCAACTGGTACAATTAATAAAAAAGCAACAATCCAAGATAGTATTCCCGCAGGGCCGTCATAACCTAAAACATAAACAGGGATAAATGCAACTGCATCTCCAATAATGGCTCCTAAAGTCAAGAATAATACATGCCAAAATCCCAACTCCTTCCTAAAGCCCATGTGACCACCAAAAATACATATACTTACAGGTTTATAAATTTTATTTTGTAATATTTATTTATAAAAAGAAATTATTAAATT includes:
- the hutU gene encoding urocanate hydratase, yielding MVSSETLKKYENRPILKLIQEGYYNPEERLKVRHIEGWEIHTKIGWQTEGILRMLFHVLDPDVAKDPEHLIVYGGTGKAARDWNSFELISDSLMELKEDETLVVQSGKPVAIFKTSKYAPRVLISNAMLVPKWADFNYFKELEERGLTMFGQMTAGSWNYIGSQGIIQGTYETIAAAAKLYFNGSLEGKIVLSSGLGEMGGAQPLAITMNGGIGIIVEVDKKMIDRRLRFKYLDTWTDSIDKALDLALTYKQKKQPISIGLLGNAAEIYPELLRRGFIPDIVTDQTPAHDPLIYIPEGLSLEEADKLRQNNPQKYIELSMKSMKKTVETMVEFQRRGAIAFDYGNNIRRMAYDAGFKDAFQIPGYVPLFIRPLFEEGRGPFRYTSLTGNPKDIYRLDDELLAMFSENKFLVNWIEKAHKYIQFQGLPARVIYLGYGERDKFGKLMNELVRIGEIGPMWIGRDHHDTGAVASPYRETEAMKDGSDAIGDWPILNALLNASAGATWVAFHHGGGVGIGYSIHAGFGLVLDGSQESYERAERVLTVDPGIGVVRHADAGYERARETLCKKGIKSPSIKC
- a CDS encoding aromatic amino acid ammonia-lyase; this encodes MLCKNEISLDDFFKILFSNEKISICEERLNKIKRSREVYETEGKKGKVYGYSTSLGALLNKENAYTEEREKIILKEHDTGIGKNVPYLLVKAAMLVRLIQLSNGNSPIRQEVVNRLIDAINYDIIPTVSILGSVGASGDLAPLARIFRCIIYGEGSAYYKGKVVNCVDALKEKGLNVMNLIPGEALALINSNAFSTAFSIINAYITERLAYASLDIAKKSLKITGCNNEHFSDAVYETKKQMGVKKVIDMLNNSCEETPRLQDPYSIRCLPQIYGALFDTLEFSKSILKNEMNSSSDNPIIYENKVYHACQFHAIYSALISDFLKIAIIPVMNSIERRISQILDGKINRVNDFLLKENSVVGAMIMQYTSAALNAYSRGSSISMSSHSVPTSGTQEDIVSMAPNSSIELLKMNSLFLKIIAVELALYKYYNSKDLPDPRILLEESFSEIINNYNLKNFSEFLNYFF
- the lysA gene encoding diaminopimelate decarboxylase, whose amino-acid sequence is MSIDKNLIMDLVKKFGTPLYITDVDIVKQNYENVYKSFKENFGKNFKIYYAMKANFNPFILETLKELGSGVDAASPYEFLLAKKVGFRDKEISFAPPNASREEIALASENGIGTLIFDSLDMINTAKGIHFDNYGIRINPGIEAGFNEKVMTGKAYSKFGIDISHIRDAIDKANEIKIEINGFHAHIGSNILDYEPYKLLMERFKELSKFLMKKNFIDMGGGFGYDYYNGKHYDISKISKAISENFPMEFNELRLEPGRYLVVNATVLLSKINGVKEMGNKKYIQIDAGMNSLIRPALYNAYHRVELINGDSNDEKEVFDVVGPICESDDYIALNVRLKRPKIGDYLIIHDVGAYGVSMASNYNLRPIPAEVILKNGKIIGIKERDDLDSIINKYKIYNL
- a CDS encoding APC family permease codes for the protein MGFRKELGFWHVLFLTLGAIIGDAVAFIPVYVLGYDGPAGILSWIVAFLLIVPVALVVIELGTMWPRAGGIAYYPAKSNGPIAGSINGWSAFLGYALVTPSSIIAFVEYLAYYFPSLYKSGFLTILGIIVSAVIALITYLINNKHVGLIGNINNYLTVLKIIMVMIPVLALFAFFNAKNFNSPSLGGFMPVNLGAIGFFTAVTSTILAYAGFKQPVNYSEEVKDPGKFIPKAVIASLIITMIIYLVESIAFLGVTDKVISNPSQWSSLISLPYPYITALTSVRIPSNLLLIFIFLMIAGTIIASYTDALIYFGGASRVGYSLSVYDRYFPKIFSKLNKEGVPYISNILIFVLSIIYLLLLPSFETIFTVLIDAFIFSYAPLAISVAVFRSRYPNENRPFRIPAFKVLSPIAFVIGGLLIYWSGWSAVFIAGISVLIGLLFIIYYHKSVGIKRGDFIAGGWLPLYLISTMIISYFGSSNLNKIPFPYDNILFIIVSLMFYYWGYEAGKKYEY